The genome window ATCTCGCCGAAGGAGGCAGCTTTTTGTTCGATGTGCACAGTCCTTATAAAATGCTGCACATCTTCGGAGATGAGACCTTCACCTACGTCGATGATGAAGTTTCGTACATTTGGCAATGTTTTTGCGACCCGCTGCGCCTGGAGGTGGAGCATCAGCTGACGTTTTTCATCCGCCAGCCAGACGGTCTCTACAAGCGCATGGAAGAAGAGCACTGGCAGCGAGCCTATCAGCCCATTCAGATGATTCGTTGGCTCAAGGATGCCGGATTTACAGACATCGTTTTGACAGCCGGATATTCGGATCAGCCCCCATCGGAGAAGAGCGATCGCCTATTTTTCGCCGCATCCAAGCCGAGACGTTGACATGATTGGTTCCTATTTACTATAATCGTGTTATAACTGCAAAATTCGACGCGTTGAAAGAGGAATAGTAGGCATTAACTCCGTGTGCTAGAGAGTTGACGGCAGGTGCAAGTCAACCCGGAGTGATCTGAACTCGCCTCCCAGCACTTTCCCCCAAGATTGAGGAATTCGATTGAGTAAGGGAAAGCGGATCATCTCCGTTATGGATGGAAATAAGTGGGTGAATGATGTTCCGTTCACCAATCTGGGTGGTACCGCGGGAGTAAACACAACCTCTCGTCCCTTTTCGTTAATCGATGGGGACGTGGGGTTTTTTTATTTTTCACCATTTAGGATGGGAGTGCTTTACCATGGTTTTTAATCATCGCAACGTCGAGAAGAAGTGGCAGCAATACTGGGAGCAAAACAAGACTTTCAAAACCTCCGAAGACGAAGGCAAAAAGAAGTTTTATGCGCTCGATATGTTTCCGTATCCATCTGGAGCAGGACTGCATGTAGGCCATCCAGAGGGCTATACGGCTACGGATATTTTGTCCCGTATGAAGAGAATGCAGGGCTACAATGTTTTGCACCCGATGGGCTGGGATGCCTTCGGATTGCCTGCTGAGCAGTACGCGCTCGATACAGGGAACGACCCTGCTGAATTTACCGAGCAAAACATCAACAACTTCCGCCGTCAGATCAAGTCCTTGGGCTTCTCCTATGACTGGGATCGCGAAATTAACACGACGGACCCGCACTACTATAAATGGACGCAATGGATTTTCACCAAGCTGTATGAGCACGGTTTGGCCTACATTGATGAAGTTGCAGTAAACTGGTGCCCGGCACTGGGTACGGTTTTGGCGAATGAAGAGGTCATCGATGGCAAAAGTGAGCGTGGAGGACATCCAGTCGAGCGCCGTCCGATGAAGCAATGGGTCCTGAAAATTACTGCTTACGCGGAGCGCCTGCTGGCTGACCTGGAAGAGCTGGACTGGCCGGAGAGCATCAAGGAAATGCAGCGCAACTGGATTGGCCGTTCCGAAGGGGCAGAGGTTACCTTTAGCATCGAAGGTCATGAGGAAGGCTTCACCGTCTTCACGACACGTCCTGACACCCTGTTTGGTGCGACCTACGCCGTATTGGCGCCAGAGCACAAGCTGGTAGACCTGATCACGGTCCCTGCTCAAAGAGAAGCCGTAGAGGCGTATCTGGAGCAAGCGAAGCGCAAGAGCGACCTGGAGCGTACAGACCTGGCAAAAGAAAAAACAGGGGTATTTACAGGAGCATACGCCATCAACCCAGTGAATGGCGAGCGTCTGCCGATCTGGATCGCCGATTACGTCCTGATCAGCTATGGTACGGGTTCCATCATGGCGGTGCCTGCACATGATGAGCGCGACTACGAATTCGCGAAAACATTTGATCTGCCAATCAAAGAGGTCATCGAAGGCGGAGACATTTCCAAAGAAGCGTTCGCCGGTGACGGCCCGCACATCAACTCCGGCTTCCTGGACGGACTGAACAAAGAAGAAGCGATCCGCAAGATGATCGAATGGCTGGAGGAGAACGGGAAAGGAAATCGCAAGGTAACCTACCGTCTGCGTGACTGGTTGTTCAGCCGTCAACGTTATTGGGGAGAGCCGATTCCAATCATCCACCTGGAAGACGGCACGATGAAAGTGGTTCCAGAAGAAGAGCTGCCGATTATTTTGCCAAAAACAAAAGAAATCAAGCCATCCGGGACAGGTGAATCCCCGCTGGCGAATATCACGGACTGGATTAACATCGTAGATCCGGTAACTGGCCAAAAAGCTCGCCGTGAGACAAACACAATGCCGCAATGGGCAGGCAGCTGCTGGTACTTCCTGCGCTTTATCGATCCGCACAACGAAAAAGCACTGGCCGATCCGGATAAATTGAAGGAATGGCTGCCGATTGACATTTACATCGGTGGTGCGGAGCATGCAGTACTGCACTTGCTGTACTCCCGCTTCTGGCACAAATTCCTGTACGACATCGGTGTCGTGCCTACCAAGGAACCGTTCCAAAAGCTGTTCAACCAGGGTATGATCTTGGGTGAGAACAACGAAAAAATGAGTAAGTCCAAAGGAAACGTCGTAAATCCGGATGACATCGTGAACAGCCATGGCGCAGATACCTTGCGTATGTATGAGATGTTCATGGGGCCGCTGGATGCTTCGATCGCTTGGTCTACAAAAGGCCTGGACGGTGCCCGCCGCTTCCTGGACCGCGTCTATCGCCTGTTTGTAAACGACAGCGGAGAGCTGAACGAGAAGATCGTCGATACGACCAAAGCAGGCAGTATGGAGCGCGTTTACCATCAAACGGTGAAGAAAGTGACAGAAGACTACGAAGGTCTGCGTTTCAACACAGGTATTTCCCAGCTGATGGTATTCGTAAATGAAGCATACAAAGCGGATGTACTGCCGAAGAAATACATGGAAGACTTCGTGAAAATGCTGTCCCCAATCACGCCTCATATCGCAGAAGAACTGTGGGAGAAGCTGGGACACAGCGAGACGCTGGCTTACGAGGCTTGGCCTACCTACGATGAATCCAAGCTGGTAGAGGATGAAGTGGAGATCGTGCTGCAAGTAAACGGCAAGAACAAGGAAAAGCTGCTGATCGCTTCCGATTCCACCAAAGAACAAATGGAAGAGCTGGCTTTGGCTAACGAAGTGATCAAAGAACTGATCGATGGAAAAACCATCGTGAAAATGATTGCGGTACCGGGCAAGCTCGTCAATATCGTCATTCGATAATGGTAAATGAAAAAAGGAGTGAGACCTGTCGCAAGGCAGGTTCGCACTCCTTTTTGCTTATTCGAGCTGATGGGCCAGCTTACGCTCCGCCAGTTCCTGATCTTCAGCAAATTTGGCATGCGTACGATGAAATACATCGGCAAAAACACCGGGTATACCGTTCTTCAGGGCAATGAGACCTTCTCCGGTGATCCCGCCAGGAACACAGACGCGCTCCTGCAGGGAGGGGAGAGTAAAGATTTCCTCTTTTAATAGATCTGCCATTCCGATGAACATCTGGGTGGTCAAATACGTGGCTGCCTCGTGGGAGATGCCTGTTTCGGACACGGCGTCCTGAATCATCTGTTGGAGAATGTAACTGAGAAATGCAGGGCCGCAGCTGGTGATGTCGGAGGTGACACGCAAGAAGGAGTCTGTGATTAAAGTAGGCTGGCTGATTTGGGAGAAGAGGGAGAGAATGGTTTGCTTCTGCTCATCCTTTATCCGGGAACCGAATTCGCATAGACTGATCCCGCTGCGAGCTGCATTTGTAATGCTCGGCACGACCCTGGCGACTGCACATGGGACAATCTCCTCCAGCTGAGCGAGCTTAATCGGGCTCGTAATGGTAATCAAAAGGTGCTCTGGTGTCAATTCCGGGAGGATCTGCTCTAGCATGACCTTATATTCCAGCGGTTTTACGCACAGCAGCAATACGCGTGC of Brevibacillus choshinensis contains these proteins:
- the leuS gene encoding leucine--tRNA ligase; the protein is MVFNHRNVEKKWQQYWEQNKTFKTSEDEGKKKFYALDMFPYPSGAGLHVGHPEGYTATDILSRMKRMQGYNVLHPMGWDAFGLPAEQYALDTGNDPAEFTEQNINNFRRQIKSLGFSYDWDREINTTDPHYYKWTQWIFTKLYEHGLAYIDEVAVNWCPALGTVLANEEVIDGKSERGGHPVERRPMKQWVLKITAYAERLLADLEELDWPESIKEMQRNWIGRSEGAEVTFSIEGHEEGFTVFTTRPDTLFGATYAVLAPEHKLVDLITVPAQREAVEAYLEQAKRKSDLERTDLAKEKTGVFTGAYAINPVNGERLPIWIADYVLISYGTGSIMAVPAHDERDYEFAKTFDLPIKEVIEGGDISKEAFAGDGPHINSGFLDGLNKEEAIRKMIEWLEENGKGNRKVTYRLRDWLFSRQRYWGEPIPIIHLEDGTMKVVPEEELPIILPKTKEIKPSGTGESPLANITDWINIVDPVTGQKARRETNTMPQWAGSCWYFLRFIDPHNEKALADPDKLKEWLPIDIYIGGAEHAVLHLLYSRFWHKFLYDIGVVPTKEPFQKLFNQGMILGENNEKMSKSKGNVVNPDDIVNSHGADTLRMYEMFMGPLDASIAWSTKGLDGARRFLDRVYRLFVNDSGELNEKIVDTTKAGSMERVYHQTVKKVTEDYEGLRFNTGISQLMVFVNEAYKADVLPKKYMEDFVKMLSPITPHIAEELWEKLGHSETLAYEAWPTYDESKLVEDEVEIVLQVNGKNKEKLLIASDSTKEQMEELALANEVIKELIDGKTIVKMIAVPGKLVNIVIR
- the comER gene encoding late competence protein ComER; this encodes MDRIGFIGTGSMGSILIEALLSAKALSPGQIIMRNRTPAKAEQLAARHPGLVIAPSNAELAMQARVLLLCVKPLEYKVMLEQILPELTPEHLLITITSPIKLAQLEEIVPCAVARVVPSITNAARSGISLCEFGSRIKDEQKQTILSLFSQISQPTLITDSFLRVTSDITSCGPAFLSYILQQMIQDAVSETGISHEAATYLTTQMFIGMADLLKEEIFTLPSLQERVCVPGGITGEGLIALKNGIPGVFADVFHRTHAKFAEDQELAERKLAHQLE